In the genome of Pristiophorus japonicus isolate sPriJap1 unplaced genomic scaffold, sPriJap1.hap1 HAP1_SCAFFOLD_648, whole genome shotgun sequence, one region contains:
- the tmem100a gene encoding transmembrane protein 100 translates to MAESTWILGCADWMLWRSDRNAFGESRGRGGRSAGRCRMIEEPVKEMPGLPVLPSSSDKDSDCPAPAHAQLLTSQGQLTAATGGAELSCSRCTVPFGLVILVAGMVVTAVAYSFNSHGSIISVFGLVLLASGLVLVISSAVCWKVRQCRKRAKRRESQTALMANRGLLV, encoded by the exons atggcggagag TACTTGGATCCTGGGATGTGCCGACTGGATGTTATGGAGAAGTGATAGAAACGCATTTGGAGAATCAAGGGGAAGAGGAGGGCGCAGTGCTGGGAGGTGCAGGATGATTGAGGAACCGGTGAAGGAGATGCCGGGACTCCCGGTACTGCCCAGTAGCTCAGACAAGGACTCGGATTGCCCGGCTCCCGCCCATGCTCAGCTCCTGACCAGCCAGGGCCAGCTGACGGCAGCTACAGGTGGAGCCGAGCTCTCGTGCTCCCGGTGTACCGTGCCCTTCGGTCTGGTCATCCTGGTTGCCGGCATGGTGGTCACCGCCGTCGCTTACAGCTTCAACTCGCACGGATCAATCATCTCGGTGTTCGGGCTGGTGCTGCTGGCCTCGGGCCTTGTGCTGGTCATCTCCAGCGCCGTGTGCTGGAAAGTGAGACAGTGCAGAAAGCGAGCCAAGAGGAGAGAGAGCCAGACTGCACTGATGGCCAACAGAGGGCTGTTGGTCTAG